A region of the Arachis hypogaea cultivar Tifrunner chromosome 15, arahy.Tifrunner.gnm2.J5K5, whole genome shotgun sequence genome:
TGATAACTCATTGATCTGACAAATTCACCTTCGATTAAAAGAGGAGAATGGAGTGcactaagaagaagagaagagtagagtgaagcgcactaagaaaaagagaagagaaaatcgTGATGAGAAGAGGAGATGAACAACGCTGAAAAGAGGAGAGTGAACGGCGCTATGTGGAGAAAAGAAGAAACTGAGGAACAGTGATACAGAGAAGATTATGCCTTGGTTGTGGAGAAGAGAGCTCCTTTATTTTGGCGCGTAGGGATTTCTAGTTATTTTCTACAACATCGTGTATGTATATAGTATTTTACCATATTTATATACGGTGGCTGAaattagtgtacaaatagcatttttgtagaTATATAGATGTATATATGGACTAACATCAATAAGGCTATGTTTGGATGCACTACAGAGACAAAGACAAAGGATAATACCACATTTTGTAATATATTTGGTTTAGAAGACAGGGACAAAATACACATCTTTGTACATATCTCTTACTTAAATTTCTATATCAGCCTCCACTTGAGACATATGGGGACACGAAATTTGGAgaccattttaatgatttttttccttctttatcTCTAATATATTTTGCAAATATTAGAGCTTGTTATTCCTTTATCAAGACCCTAACTTTATCTTTTCCTTCATTTTATAGCTGCACaaccaataaagaaaaagagaagctcGTCCAATCTGGTGTCATTTCTTCTTCctgttcctcttcctcttctttttcgtttcATTTCTAACTGgaagaagatgaaagaagaataTAAATGTGAAGTGAAGAAAATAAATGTTGAACTTGctgagatttgattgaaaaatatcAAGAGGACGCACAgaaatgttttcttttattacaGGATGGAATCTAatcgaaaaaatattttaatttaaaaaaaaatcaaaagagtaTATAATATCTTTTGTTAGTAAATGGTATCTATCttttcaaatacaaaacaaagATATTTGACAAATTTTTGTCTATTACTTTCAAACATaatacaaaaacataaaaatattagagATTGTCTTTGTCTCTCTATCTTTATATCTTTGTTTCTGTATTTTTGTCTTAAGTACAATATCCAAACATAGCCTATATAGCCTGTTTTAAACAATTTGACATATATATGTACTATAACATACCCCCATCAATACAAATTGTTCATTATACAACACAACATACATGTAAAACATGGATATGAACTATAAAATTTGGACAACAAATTATATTATCCCATTCTAATTGTATACAATTTCTGTTTTAAAATAACTGTTAATATGGACaaaatgttaaattaaaaattaatacacaTAAACAACACATTGTGTAAATACCATTTTGTCCAAACTAACAAATATTTTCAATTAGCAAGAATCACTGTTGGAATTGATTCCCTTGTTTGGTGGGTTGCCACTATCAAGACAAGTAACAGGAGGAACAGTTTTAGTCTTCAATTCTCCATAAGCTTGCCAACAAAAAGGAGAATCACTCTTAGCATTTTGAGTTGCTGATTCTTCTAAGTTAATAGAATCAAGAGTTAAGCCAGTGCATGGTATGTTATCACTGCATGCAAAGTGAAGAGGCTCCTTTGTGTATGTTCCTTTGATGTTAACATAGTGTATGGCTGATACTGCCACTGATGACGTGTCATTCTTGCATTTGCCACCATCACAATAGTATTGGTCAATCATTATGGGAGTCTCAACTTCTGAAACTTGGATGTTGGAGAACATAACATCTTGGACTGAACCAGATCCACCCTGTCATCAAATCCAAAATATAtacaagtaaaaaaaattattagttgatTTATGAAAAATTGCTAAGTATCTTATAAAACAACCATATTatgtgtaaataaaaattaacaattaaatcagttattcgtataaaatatataaattagaaaTGCATGAAACAACATACAAAGAAGGATAcctaaaaaatcttttttatttaattatatttaaaatgaattaaCTTAAAGGGGTAAATAAATATTTGTTTtctataaaattagtaattttgtaattttggtcCTTGATAATAAATTTTTCTTGTGGGCTTTAGTTTACAAATTTTTCCAAGAAAGTGAAATTGATGTTTAATTATTGAGTCCTACAAACTATAGGTATGAAATTAACCTTAATACGAGATAGTGATAACTGATAAAGACCAAtttaactaaacaaaatatatttacagATTTACCCTTGAATGAAATAGAGAATTTGTTACCTGCCATGTCTTAATCCTGACAGCAGTGAGACTATTTTGGAGAGAGGTGTCTCGAACAGTGACGTTTGAAACACAAGCCTTGGTGCCATCTTTTCCAAGGCCTCCAATGCTGATACCATGACTTGGTCCACAACTGAGGTCGTGTATCAATATGTTGGAGCATCCATTTTGTATAGACACACAATCATCTCCTGCATGCCACACAAGCACTCTTATAAGATATTATTTAAGGAGAAATTTTAGatccaattatttttatataaaattaataattaaaaattattatttaatattttttattattaattttataaaaaaataattatatatgaatttttattataattttattagaaaaaattttattgagagtcagtaatttttaatattttttgttattatttagtcagcataaatattaaattattttcaacaaaaaaatttattaatttatgtatgtactttttaaaaaatatggatatatacaaactatattaatttatgtatataaaattatgataaatatatatgtaaattatatgtttttATGTGTAAAATGTCTGTAAATATGAGTACAAATTATTGTTACCAAATATTAgtcaaaaatgataatatttactAATCATATATCATTACTCTTTTATTAGTATCATAGTATGCTTCTATTTAACATTTAACcgcaattttttttagtaatattaGGTAAATAAATCTCCTTTTAATTAAGTTTCTTTTTTCACATACACATGTTTTGCATTTCTTTTGGAATTTGAGAATTACCACAAGCAAGAGTACTACTATAGATGAGGACAGTTTGGGAATTTTGCAAGTGAATTCCATCAGTGTTAGGGCTATCAGCAGGTGACGAAACATTGATATCAAAAACTTGAACATTTGTGCATGAATCAAACTTTATATGCGTTTGTTGACTATTCTGAATTGTTATGCCTGCCACTGTTACACCATCACTTCCGTAAAACCTAAGTGCCTGATCATCATCAACCATGAAAACAAATTCTTAAGAATTTCCATATCATTTTTGTTCCAATCTTAAAGGAGAATTTCAATGTAAATTAAATGTGTAGCTAGCTACTTACTGTTGGTTTTTGACTTGGTAGGTTTTCGTTGCTTGCTTGAACCTATGTTTAATTAACAGGATAGAAACaaatatttatgttaattttagcATATATACAACTCCTTAAAATTGCTTAAGACAAATCACTTCAAACTGAATGGTTTGATGACATAATATCAGAATtctatatctaaaaaataaaaaattcgattATTAATGAGtcttaaaaataaagaaatgatataagataaattaaataaaaaatactgaatagttttatgacaaaaaaaatactaaataatttaaaaaatacctcgtgatttatataataaaaatattatatatacataaaaaataattattaaattaatttttatatatttatgtgtaaatatttatattatataacttatttttaatatgtatttggtGACTAATTTTTTAGATGGTACTAGTCTTGTGGGTAAAGAAAGATATAAAAACCAAAGAGTAGGTtgcacatggatcggataatatccgcatatccgcagtaattatccgcatccgatccaaattttgtggatattatccgatccgcagagtcatcggatcggattgcggatttggcagtgatatttgcggatccgatccgcaaattcgCATATCCGCACAtctcatataaatagcatagtttaagaaagtaaaccctaatgtgatatgaattttaatgtgttattttatgatatcttgtttttaattttttatgttgtacttcaacttagaataattaaacttaaatcttatgttattattttgtttttgttattcaagagaacttttattgataatattttagaagTAAGTAGGCTTAAacaggtgaaaaataaattttctggatattttttttttgtaaaaagaaccaaacaaaatcttaaaatagtttttttgaattatgcggatatacccaATATCCAATCTGAACTGATCCACAAGtattcggatcggatcggatccagcCTAAAAAAAATacggatatcatatccgatccgatccaataaatgcagtgcggatcggataaaattttaagttttatccGATCCCTGTGGAGTCCTGGCAAAGAGGAAGAGTTTCGTGAAAATTCGTAGAGCTCAATTAAATACGTACGTACGTGTGTCTTTATGTGCATGGAACATTACAAAAACGGTAGGTagcaagaattttttatttttatatttttttaccaaaGTTAAAGTTGATAGCTCAAATGAACGTGACACTTTTGCACTCTTATGATTGATTAATGTATGAATAAGTCCTATCACTTCATTTTAATTCTATCCAATAACTGTCATAATACTTGACAAAGATTATGACAAATATTTTCTAGaattagaaatatatatataagagggtttgtttattttaatttagctAGACAATAACAACCCTaacacaataataacaataattatttattaaatatttaattaccgAATATTGTGATGATGTGGTTGATTCTTCTTCTGTGGGATTGTAAGTTGGCGAGTGATTATTATTCCACCAAACAGAGCCTTGACCATCAATGACACCTTTACCCTTTATTGTAATCTTATTAAGCTTTGTGAACTCAATCCATTGCAAGGTGCCAGAGCCCCAAGATTCAGAGTCTGTAGGTGCAATGATTTTGCCATCAAgctgcaaattttaatttaattaatttttatataactgatatattaaaaaaaatttaattattctgtcagtttttatatttttattaaatttttaattaaatttttatattttttttaattgaatctttacattatttttaattttataattaggtcatttctagtataaaaaaatattataattaattgaatattttttcgtaaaataaaagtatttataattaaaaatttaattaaattttttaccacatgtattttagaaaaaatattctcttaattttaattttaatgtttttaatataaaaaaagaccTAACtatgaaattaaaaaggaaaagtatagggtactaagatattatctgtcaatttattgtcaataataattaattattatattttaaacacatatataaggagatacatccagaaaatatatttataaagacacttctattaaacacagccataaaaaagacatttttattaaatacatctacgaagacacttccattaaacacagttataaataagagttggcagaaattgACAGAAATGCTGTTAATAACGTAGCAAAaccaaattattaaaaataatgtagagatccaattaaaacaaaaatataaaaatttaattaaaaatttaataaaattataagaactaacaaaaaaataattaaatctaaaaaagACACGTATGCATACTATCAAgctacaaattaaattttaatttaattaatttttatatatccaAAAACACGTACATACACACACACATAACGATCGACTTAGcaatcaaatatttttagtttatataattaattaatctgTTAGAAAATTGGTCGTTATTAGTGATTAAATCGATCGTTATTCGACAAATTTCTTGTAATGTGTGAGCGCACCACACTTATTATATATTTAACACATAGTAATAAGAAAATgagaaaatagaaaagagaaatgtaaattattatataattcatTATTCATTACCTGAAAAACAATGTTTTGCTCACAATTAGGGCCTGAGAAAGAGATTGGTTTCACCAAAAATTCAGAACCAGAAGGAACAATCATTGTTGATCCCTCTGTTTTGCAAGTATCAGCCCATGCACCTTCAAAAGCCTGTTTTTTTAAGAATGATTAACAGAATAATATATAGCAAAAGTATAATAATAAGAAGCTAGCTTTAATTACTTTCTGTAACTTTGTTTCATAGCAGTATAAATTTCACAATAAGGCATATGTAATGTATATATAGTTATCATGGCTAAATAATAGTGTAGATTATTATAGCTTTATTTTTATCCTCCATTTTTTagcaatataatttattttagaatttcatattttaaaatgaaTGTTTTAGTCCTTAAATTATAatcttaataattatttaatcaaaAGTATTATTTATACACTTATCAGTTACTAAAATCACTCATTGtatatttatatagaaatatatatgttgtttaacttattttcaaagtgttttatattttaatatatattttatattagtgactaGTTTTGATAGTTGATATTGATATACACGGTTTaactaggtatcctttaaaaGTGGTACAATATTCAGCCTTTTATtacaagaatttaaaaaaaataaaataaacacatttaaaaattttaaatagatttagtgtctttttaaaattaaatacacattcaaaatacaaactaaataaaactgaaatttaaaatttaaatttcaattttaaatttctgtttcaaatttaatatatttaattattaatatattacaatttaaatacacatccaaaaatcaaatttgttagaattcaaaatttcgaatttaaaattctaaaataaatcttaaaccatCTTAAATCACTAGTAAAATCTTGCTtcgtaaaaattaatatattattattattattattattattattattatacataaaaaattatttactaaatCAGCCACTAGATATCTATGTATAAATACATGCattatttttaagttatttttaatgtatatttatattttatcatatattttatatgGGTGGTTAATTTGGTAGTTAATtttttagtaataataataataataataataataataataataatatgaaatgAATGAAATATTATAGTCACCTTTGTGTCATCTGCTTTACCATCTCCTTTAGCACCATAGTCTAATACATTGAAAGTATTGTTATCattggaagaagagggggaggcaGCTGATGATGTAGCTTTTAGTTTCCTAAAATGGTGGTTATAGCCTCTTATAGCACTACAACTTTCAAAACTTGAACACAACACACAAAACAGTATTGCAATCATCAAGGCAGTAAAGGTGCATAGTTTCAtactcttcattttttttttatttaaaaactaaaagaGATGTGATAATTAAGGTGAGAATATATAAgaggcttttttgtttttttgtatgTGTGTGTCTCTTGTATTCTTGCTAACAAGAAGGAAGTTCTTGCTGTATATATAGGCACAAAGTTAGGGTACTATGCACACATGAACTGCACAATAATATTCAATCAATCATGTAGTTTAAAGATATAAACTTAATGAGagatattctattattttatattgattattGGTCGATGAGTTTAGTGataattgattaaatttagattaactaatttatattttatatttttcctttAACACTTTACTTccttaactaataattttttttatagattaaATTTATTTGAAACGTTTATATTAGGGATATAACGATTAATGCCAGCCTTTTACAGTGAAAATTAATAATGTAGAGAagcataattaattattaaataacaaCTACTTGAAATATATTCATTTGATAGTATTGGT
Encoded here:
- the LOC112751398 gene encoding polygalacturonase At1g48100 isoform X2 — its product is MKSMKLCTFTALMIAILFCVLCSSFESCSAIRGYNHHFRKLKATSSAASPSSSNDNNTFNVLDYGAKGDGKADDTKAFEGAWADTCKTEGSTMIVPSGSEFLVKPISFSGPNCEQNIVFQVQASNENLPSQKPTALRFYGSDGVTVAGITIQNSQQTHIKFDSCTNVQVFDINVSSPADSPNTDGIHLQNSQTVLIYSSTLACGDDCVSIQNGCSNILIHDLSCGPSHGISIGGLGKDGTKACVSNVTVRDTSLQNSLTAVRIKTWQGGSGSVQDVMFSNIQVSEVETPIMIDQYYCDGGKCKNDTSSVAVSAIHYVNIKGTYTKEPLHFACSDNIPCTGLTLDSINLEESATQNAKSDSPFCWQAYGELKTKTVPPVTCLDSGNPPNKGINSNSDSC
- the LOC112751398 gene encoding polygalacturonase At1g48100 isoform X1; translation: MKSMKLCTFTALMIAILFCVLCSSFESCSAIRGYNHHFRKLKATSSAASPSSSNDNNTFNVLDYGAKGDGKADDTKAFEGAWADTCKTEGSTMIVPSGSEFLVKPISFSGPNCEQNIVFQLDGKIIAPTDSESWGSGTLQWIEFTKLNKITIKGKGVIDGQGSVWWNNNHSPTYNPTEEESTTSSQYSVQASNENLPSQKPTALRFYGSDGVTVAGITIQNSQQTHIKFDSCTNVQVFDINVSSPADSPNTDGIHLQNSQTVLIYSSTLACGDDCVSIQNGCSNILIHDLSCGPSHGISIGGLGKDGTKACVSNVTVRDTSLQNSLTAVRIKTWQGGSGSVQDVMFSNIQVSEVETPIMIDQYYCDGGKCKNDTSSVAVSAIHYVNIKGTYTKEPLHFACSDNIPCTGLTLDSINLEESATQNAKSDSPFCWQAYGELKTKTVPPVTCLDSGNPPNKGINSNSDSC